From a single Methanofollis sp. W23 genomic region:
- the hmgA gene encoding hydroxymethylglutaryl-CoA reductase (NADPH): MEDALARLKKGTLKLYALEKELPPKEAVQVRRTFVEEERGADLAALGSFSIGLDRVVRRNIENMIGAIQVPVGVAGPVQVNGEYARGEYYLPLATTEGALVASANRGASAITKAGGAEVRVVRDGMTRAPVFAARDVVHAKEVADWTTAHIADLAAAAEKTTSRGKLLSVTPYVTGTSVFLRCAYDTKDAMGMNMATIATAAIADLVEARTGARLIALSGNMCVDKKPAAINLIEGRGKTVVAGVSLSADLIQRVFKTDAATLVEVNYRKNLIGSARAGALGFNAHAANLVAAMYLACGQDPAHVVEGSSAITTVEATDDGVYISVTLPAVQVGTVGGGTGIDTQAACLRLLDVAGGGEPEGTNAKAFAELVGVGVLAGELSLLGALAAHHLARAHKELGRG; encoded by the coding sequence ATGGAAGATGCTCTTGCAAGACTAAAAAAAGGAACCCTCAAACTCTATGCCCTGGAAAAGGAACTTCCGCCCAAAGAGGCGGTTCAGGTGCGGCGGACCTTTGTCGAGGAAGAGAGGGGGGCGGACCTGGCGGCTCTCGGTAGTTTTTCCATCGGGCTCGACCGGGTGGTCAGGCGGAACATCGAGAATATGATCGGGGCGATCCAGGTGCCGGTCGGGGTGGCAGGGCCGGTGCAGGTGAACGGCGAGTACGCGAGGGGCGAGTACTATCTGCCGCTTGCCACCACCGAAGGGGCGCTCGTCGCCTCCGCCAACCGGGGAGCCTCGGCGATCACGAAGGCGGGCGGTGCCGAGGTCAGGGTGGTCAGGGACGGGATGACCCGGGCGCCGGTCTTTGCGGCCCGTGACGTGGTGCACGCAAAAGAGGTGGCAGACTGGACGACCGCACACATCGCCGACCTTGCCGCGGCCGCCGAGAAGACCACCTCGCGGGGTAAACTCCTCTCGGTCACTCCTTATGTCACCGGCACCAGCGTCTTCCTCCGTTGCGCCTACGACACCAAGGACGCGATGGGGATGAATATGGCGACCATCGCCACCGCCGCGATCGCCGATCTCGTCGAGGCCAGGACCGGGGCGCGGCTCATCGCTCTTTCGGGCAATATGTGCGTGGATAAGAAACCGGCGGCGATCAACCTCATCGAGGGGCGGGGCAAGACGGTCGTCGCGGGGGTCAGTCTCTCCGCCGACCTGATCCAGCGGGTCTTCAAGACCGACGCGGCGACCCTGGTCGAGGTCAACTACCGCAAGAACCTCATCGGGTCAGCGCGTGCCGGGGCGCTGGGGTTCAACGCCCATGCGGCGAACTTGGTCGCCGCTATGTACCTTGCCTGCGGCCAGGACCCGGCCCATGTCGTCGAGGGGAGCAGCGCGATCACCACCGTCGAGGCGACCGATGACGGGGTCTATATCTCGGTCACCCTCCCGGCCGTCCAGGTGGGGACGGTCGGCGGCGGGACCGGGATCGATACCCAGGCGGCGTGTCTCCGTCTCCTGGACGTGGCAGGTGGCGGCGAGCCAGAAGGAACGAACGCAAAGGCCTTTGCGGAACTGGTGGGGGTCGGGGTGCTTGCCGGTGAACTCTCGCTCCTCGGGGCCCTTGCCGCTCATCATCTTGCACGAGCACACAAAGAGCTCGGGCGCGGATAG
- a CDS encoding FmdE family protein, giving the protein MDCACPDFDDVVRFHGHLCPGVTIGYRAALIGMEQVGATRAPDEELVTIVENDACGVDAVQVMTGCTVGKGNLILRDFGKNAWTFINRTNGKAVRVASRGDVTMDSLDPEFHSLKGKVRSGEATQEEREAYVHHLHTLCEAIKTRPAEEIFLVHEVTPKVPERARIFRSYTCAKCGEQVSEARARLVDGKVLCMPCAGEYTRGW; this is encoded by the coding sequence ATGGATTGTGCATGCCCTGACTTTGACGATGTTGTCCGTTTCCATGGCCATCTCTGCCCTGGCGTCACTATCGGCTACCGGGCCGCCCTCATTGGGATGGAGCAGGTCGGCGCCACCCGTGCCCCTGACGAAGAACTGGTCACCATCGTGGAGAACGATGCCTGCGGGGTCGACGCCGTGCAGGTGATGACCGGGTGCACGGTCGGGAAGGGGAACCTGATCCTCAGGGACTTCGGGAAGAACGCCTGGACCTTCATCAACAGGACGAACGGCAAGGCCGTGCGGGTGGCAAGCAGAGGAGACGTCACGATGGACTCGCTCGACCCCGAGTTCCACTCCCTCAAGGGGAAGGTGCGCTCAGGTGAGGCGACACAGGAGGAGCGTGAGGCCTATGTCCATCACCTGCACACCCTCTGCGAGGCGATCAAGACGCGGCCCGCAGAGGAGATCTTCCTGGTCCATGAAGTCACCCCCAAGGTGCCTGAGCGGGCCAGGATCTTTCGGTCCTATACCTGTGCGAAATGCGGCGAGCAGGTCTCAGAGGCAAGGGCGCGACTCGTCGACGGCAAGGTCCTCTGCATGCCCTGCGCCGGGGAGTACACCCGCGGGTGGTGA